Proteins from a single region of Dysosmobacter acutus:
- a CDS encoding aspartate/glutamate racemase family protein, producing the protein MKKTIGIIGGMGPLATADLFRKIVLMTDAASDNDHIRIFIDDNTEIPDRTAAILSGGADPVAAMTDSIRKLERCGADCLIMPCNTAHYFLPRLQPLTEIPFLSMLEATARACAAAFPGKTAGVLGTRGTLSSGVYERALQSEGVDCLLPGEEDRDRLMQVIYEGVKKGAPIESVREPMEEVLKHMSGADYFILGCTELPIAAEGLALPQRFVDPTAELARAAIRFCGYGVKE; encoded by the coding sequence ATGAAAAAGACCATTGGCATCATCGGCGGCATGGGTCCGCTGGCCACGGCGGACCTGTTCCGCAAGATCGTCCTGATGACCGACGCGGCCAGCGACAACGACCATATCCGCATTTTCATCGACGACAACACGGAGATTCCCGACCGCACGGCGGCCATTCTCTCCGGCGGCGCGGACCCGGTGGCGGCCATGACCGATTCCATCCGCAAATTAGAGCGATGCGGCGCCGACTGCCTCATTATGCCCTGCAACACCGCCCACTATTTCCTGCCCCGCCTTCAGCCGCTGACGGAGATTCCCTTCCTGAGTATGCTGGAGGCCACGGCAAGGGCCTGCGCCGCCGCGTTTCCAGGAAAGACCGCCGGCGTGCTGGGCACTCGGGGAACCCTCAGCTCCGGCGTATATGAGCGCGCCCTTCAATCGGAGGGCGTGGACTGCTTGCTGCCTGGGGAGGAAGACAGGGACCGGCTGATGCAGGTGATCTATGAGGGCGTCAAAAAGGGAGCGCCCATAGAGAGCGTGCGCGAGCCCATGGAGGAGGTTTTGAAGCACATGTCCGGGGCGGACTACTTTATCCTGGGCTGCACGGAACTGCCCATCGCTGCCGAGGGACTTGCGCTGCCGCAGCGATTTGTGGACCCCACGGCGGAGCTGGCAAGGGCGGCGATCCGCTTTTGCGGCTATGGCGTGAAGGAATAG
- a CDS encoding GNAT family N-acetyltransferase, with protein sequence MEFTIRPEQPSDYRETEQMTREAFWNQYAPGCCEHYLLHIMRECPAFLPELDLVAVRGGRIVGNVVSLKALLFGDDGNEYEVLTLGPISVLPDCQRQGIGAGLIRRTREIARRLGYRAILLCGDPDYYSRQGFLPAERLNIRTADNQYAAALQVCELWDGALSGAAGRYVEDPVYAVAEDAVAAFDKGFAPKEKISATASQRRFQQLAAMCRAAD encoded by the coding sequence ATGGAGTTTACCATCAGACCTGAGCAGCCCTCAGACTACCGCGAAACAGAGCAGATGACCCGGGAGGCATTTTGGAATCAATATGCCCCCGGCTGCTGTGAACACTACCTGCTGCATATCATGCGGGAGTGCCCCGCGTTTTTGCCCGAGCTGGATCTTGTCGCCGTGCGGGGCGGCAGGATCGTCGGAAATGTTGTCTCTTTGAAGGCCCTCCTCTTCGGGGACGACGGAAACGAATACGAAGTGCTGACCCTGGGGCCCATCTCCGTTTTGCCGGACTGCCAGCGCCAGGGGATTGGAGCCGGCCTGATTCGGCGGACCCGGGAGATCGCCCGCCGTCTTGGATACCGGGCCATCCTACTCTGCGGGGACCCGGACTACTATTCCCGTCAGGGCTTTCTCCCGGCGGAGCGGCTGAACATCCGTACGGCGGATAACCAGTACGCGGCGGCCCTTCAGGTCTGCGAGCTGTGGGACGGCGCCCTCTCCGGCGCAGCAGGCCGGTATGTGGAGGACCCCGTCTACGCGGTGGCGGAAGACGCCGTCGCGGCATTTGACAAGGGCTTTGCGCCGAAGGAGAAAATCAGCGCCACCGCGTCCCAGCGGCGGTTCCAGCAGCTTGCCGCCATGTGCAGGGCCGCGGACTGA
- a CDS encoding transketolase family protein yields MAEKIATRAAYGDALVELAAKNDKVVVLDADLAHATMTLKFAQAYPDRFFNAGIAEANMVDMAAGLSTMGLIPFCSTFAMFGAGRAFEQVRNSIAYPKFNVKLCMSHAGVSVGEDGGSHQCIEDLALMRVIPGMTVIVPADAKEARKAVMALAEFNGPAYLRLARLASPVFEEDYPFEIGRANVLREGGDVAVFACGLMVSEALEAARLLEADGIRASVINVHTIKPIDAECVTRYAEQCGKVVTVEEHSVIGGLGDAVADVLMGKVNCKFRKIGVEDQFGQSGKAADVLREYGLTADKIAAQIKESL; encoded by the coding sequence ATGGCTGAAAAGATCGCAACCCGCGCCGCCTACGGCGACGCTCTTGTGGAGCTGGCCGCGAAAAACGACAAGGTGGTGGTGTTGGATGCCGACCTGGCCCACGCCACCATGACGCTGAAATTTGCCCAGGCCTATCCCGACCGGTTTTTCAACGCCGGCATTGCCGAGGCCAATATGGTGGACATGGCCGCCGGCCTTTCCACCATGGGGCTGATCCCCTTCTGCTCCACCTTTGCCATGTTCGGCGCGGGCCGGGCCTTTGAGCAGGTCCGCAACTCCATCGCATACCCCAAATTCAACGTGAAGCTGTGCATGTCCCACGCCGGCGTGTCCGTGGGCGAGGACGGCGGCAGCCACCAGTGCATTGAGGACCTGGCCCTGATGCGGGTGATTCCCGGCATGACCGTCATCGTCCCCGCCGACGCAAAGGAGGCCCGCAAGGCGGTGATGGCCCTGGCGGAGTTCAACGGCCCCGCCTATCTGCGCCTGGCCCGCCTGGCCAGCCCCGTTTTTGAGGAGGACTATCCCTTTGAAATCGGCAGGGCCAATGTGCTGCGCGAGGGCGGCGATGTGGCGGTGTTTGCCTGCGGACTGATGGTGTCCGAGGCCCTGGAGGCCGCCAGGCTCCTGGAGGCCGACGGTATCCGCGCCTCCGTCATCAACGTCCACACCATCAAGCCCATTGACGCCGAGTGCGTCACCCGGTACGCGGAGCAGTGCGGCAAGGTAGTTACCGTGGAGGAGCACAGTGTCATCGGCGGCCTGGGCGACGCTGTGGCCGATGTGCTGATGGGTAAGGTGAACTGCAAGTTCCGCAAGATCGGCGTGGAGGATCAGTTCGGCCAGTCCGGCAAGGCGGCCGACGTGCTGCGGGAGTACGGCCTTACCGCGGACAAAATCGCGGCGCAGATCAAGGAGTCACTGTAA
- a CDS encoding transketolase, whose translation MKTEELSRICTQVRRDIINMTANAGSGHPGGSLSAVELMVAAFFEKMRVDPQNPQDPDRDRFVLSKGHAAPCYYGVLAEKGFISRDEFQNFRQLHSILQGHPDAKKVPGVDASTGSLGQGASIAVGMALGARHQGKDIQVYTILGDGECQEGQVWEAFMAAAHYKLDNLTVMIDNNGLQIDGSNDQVMSLGDLAAKMRSFGFTVIELSDGNDISAVVEALNAPAVAGKPKCILAHTVKGKGVSFMEGQVGWHGKAPNEEQRQQALKELED comes from the coding sequence ATGAAAACGGAAGAACTCTCCAGGATCTGTACACAGGTGCGGCGGGATATCATCAATATGACCGCCAACGCCGGCAGCGGCCATCCCGGCGGCTCACTGTCCGCAGTGGAGCTGATGGTGGCCGCATTTTTTGAGAAAATGCGCGTGGACCCTCAGAATCCCCAGGATCCCGACCGGGACCGCTTTGTGCTGAGCAAGGGCCATGCGGCGCCCTGCTATTACGGGGTCCTTGCGGAAAAGGGCTTCATCAGCCGGGATGAATTCCAAAATTTCCGCCAGCTGCACAGCATCCTCCAGGGTCATCCGGACGCCAAGAAGGTGCCGGGTGTGGACGCCTCCACCGGCTCCCTTGGCCAGGGAGCCTCCATCGCTGTGGGCATGGCCCTGGGCGCCAGGCACCAGGGAAAGGACATCCAGGTCTATACCATCTTAGGCGACGGCGAGTGTCAGGAGGGCCAGGTATGGGAGGCCTTCATGGCCGCGGCCCACTACAAGTTGGACAACCTGACGGTGATGATTGACAACAACGGACTGCAGATCGACGGCTCCAACGACCAGGTCATGAGCCTGGGCGACCTGGCCGCCAAGATGCGTTCCTTTGGATTCACGGTGATCGAGCTTTCCGACGGAAACGATATCTCCGCCGTGGTGGAGGCGCTGAACGCCCCCGCCGTGGCCGGAAAGCCCAAGTGCATTCTGGCCCATACCGTCAAGGGCAAGGGCGTCTCCTTCATGGAGGGCCAGGTAGGCTGGCACGGCAAGGCGCCCAACGAAGAGCAGCGCCAGCAGGCACTGAAAGAACTGGAGGACTGA
- a CDS encoding ZIP family metal transporter has product MLQKELYFAAMGTGFTCLATVLGAAMVFFFRKEMRPVTQKIFLGFAAGVMIAASVWSLLIPAMEMAEAAGQNVLLHVGGGFLLGGAFLMLLDVLLPHLHMGSNEAEGLPSHWRRTTMIVLAVTLHNIPEGMAVGLAFSVAAQDAGSLSGALALALGMGLQNFPEGAAVSLPLKSQGVSGPKSFACGAASGVVEPIFGILTVLIASSITGIMPVILSFAAGAMLYVVVEELIPEAHLGEHSHSGTVSVMAGFLVMMLLDVMLG; this is encoded by the coding sequence ATGCTGCAAAAAGAGTTGTATTTCGCCGCCATGGGCACTGGCTTCACCTGTCTCGCCACGGTATTGGGCGCGGCCATGGTCTTTTTCTTCCGGAAAGAGATGCGGCCTGTTACTCAGAAGATTTTCCTTGGCTTTGCCGCAGGCGTGATGATCGCCGCGTCGGTCTGGTCGCTGCTGATTCCGGCCATGGAGATGGCGGAGGCGGCGGGCCAGAATGTGCTGCTCCACGTGGGCGGCGGATTTTTGCTGGGCGGCGCCTTTTTGATGCTGTTGGATGTGCTGCTGCCACACCTCCACATGGGAAGCAATGAGGCTGAAGGCCTTCCCTCCCACTGGCGGCGCACCACCATGATCGTCCTCGCTGTGACGCTCCACAACATCCCCGAGGGCATGGCGGTGGGACTGGCCTTTTCCGTTGCCGCCCAGGATGCCGGGAGCCTTTCCGGCGCGCTGGCCCTGGCGCTGGGCATGGGACTTCAGAACTTTCCGGAGGGCGCCGCGGTGTCGCTGCCCCTCAAGTCCCAGGGGGTGAGCGGACCCAAGTCCTTTGCCTGCGGCGCGGCCTCCGGCGTGGTGGAGCCCATCTTTGGCATTCTCACCGTGCTCATCGCCAGCAGCATCACCGGCATCATGCCTGTGATCCTCTCCTTTGCCGCCGGGGCCATGCTCTATGTGGTTGTGGAGGAGCTGATCCCCGAGGCCCACCTGGGGGAGCATTCCCACAGCGGCACCGTCAGCGTCATGGCCGGCTTTCTGGTGATGATGCTGCTTGACGTGATGTTGGGCTGA
- a CDS encoding RNA polymerase sigma factor, producing MEDYISDALRGDHQAFSHLYDQFAPAALRLSAAITRSRDLAEDAVQEAFLRAYRKGYQCTDPSRFRPWFFRIVINESRRVLRKNPGEAALAADLPAPSFAEKSDRALAVAEALDHLSAEHRSVLVLRFLLELSEREISEVLKKPVGTVKSRLHYAKEALARQMEEEEHHDRS from the coding sequence GTGGAAGACTACATCTCCGATGCCCTCAGGGGGGATCACCAGGCCTTTTCTCACCTCTATGATCAGTTTGCCCCGGCGGCCCTGCGGCTCAGCGCCGCCATCACCCGCAGTCGGGACCTTGCCGAGGACGCTGTCCAGGAGGCCTTTCTCCGGGCATACCGGAAGGGCTATCAATGCACGGACCCAAGCCGGTTCCGGCCCTGGTTTTTCCGCATTGTCATCAATGAAAGCCGCCGCGTCCTGCGGAAAAATCCAGGGGAGGCAGCGTTGGCCGCCGACCTCCCGGCTCCCTCCTTTGCCGAGAAATCGGACCGGGCCCTGGCCGTCGCCGAAGCGCTGGACCACCTTTCGGCGGAGCACAGAAGCGTTTTGGTCCTGCGGTTTTTACTGGAGCTGAGTGAGCGGGAGATCAGCGAGGTCCTGAAAAAACCTGTGGGGACGGTGAAGTCCCGCCTCCACTATGCAAAAGAGGCGTTGGCCCGGC